From the genome of Parazoarcus communis, one region includes:
- the aceK gene encoding bifunctional isocitrate dehydrogenase kinase/phosphatase, with protein sequence MDAPMGENPVAQAIAQTLIEGFNKHYRIFRDTSRRAKEYFESGEWQAQLDAVRERVQFYDDRVNETVARLHGEFDADSLDDTTWQQVKLHFIGMLIRHKQPELAETFFNSVCCKILHRTYFNNDYIFARPASSTEYIDSYPPVYSSYYPQEAGLRATVKNIIEDFDWQRPFEDLERDVDFIVRTTQAHLASWPEMEVNCQIQVLYSAFYRNKTAYIIGKAINGYQEYPFTLAVRHTPSGKLFIDTLLLDPWRISVLFSLSRAYFMVEMEVPSGYVQFLRSIMPNKPRSEIYTMLGLGKQGKTMFFRDLVSHLRHSNDQFSIAPGIRGLVMLVFTLPSYPYVFKIIKDVFGASKNMDRATVKRKYLMVKHVDRVGRMADTLEFSYAALPLSRFHPDLLEELSRLAPTSFELDGDSVVIKHLYIERRMTPLNIHLEHASDEGVEHAVREYGNAIREMAIANIFPGDMLWKNFGVTRYGRVVFYDYDEIEYMTDMNFRAIPPAPYEEMEMAAEPWYSTAPMDVFPEEFATFLLGTPRIRKAFLKHHRDLLAPDFWRKAQDSIRSGHVEDFFPYPQELRFCNLYPAQAGQAPASDTE encoded by the coding sequence ATGGATGCACCCATGGGAGAGAATCCGGTTGCGCAGGCGATTGCGCAGACGCTGATCGAAGGCTTCAACAAGCACTACCGGATCTTTCGCGACACGTCCCGACGCGCAAAAGAGTACTTCGAGTCGGGCGAATGGCAGGCACAGCTCGACGCGGTGCGCGAGCGCGTGCAGTTTTACGACGACCGGGTGAACGAAACCGTTGCCCGCCTGCATGGAGAGTTCGACGCCGACTCGCTGGACGACACCACCTGGCAGCAGGTCAAACTCCACTTCATCGGCATGCTGATCCGGCACAAGCAGCCCGAGCTCGCCGAAACCTTTTTCAACTCGGTGTGCTGCAAGATCCTGCATCGCACCTACTTCAACAACGATTACATCTTCGCGCGGCCCGCAAGTTCGACCGAATACATCGACTCCTACCCACCGGTGTACTCCAGCTACTACCCACAGGAAGCCGGACTGCGCGCCACAGTAAAGAACATCATCGAAGACTTCGACTGGCAGCGCCCGTTCGAGGATCTCGAACGCGATGTCGACTTCATCGTGCGCACCACGCAAGCGCATCTGGCGTCCTGGCCCGAGATGGAGGTCAACTGCCAGATCCAGGTCCTGTACTCGGCCTTCTATCGCAACAAGACGGCCTACATCATCGGTAAGGCCATCAACGGCTATCAGGAATACCCGTTCACGCTGGCGGTGCGCCACACGCCGTCGGGAAAGCTTTTCATCGACACCCTGCTGCTCGATCCGTGGCGCATCTCGGTGCTTTTTTCGCTGTCGCGCGCCTACTTCATGGTCGAAATGGAAGTGCCCTCGGGTTACGTCCAGTTTCTGCGCTCGATCATGCCCAACAAGCCGCGCAGCGAGATCTACACCATGCTTGGCCTCGGCAAGCAGGGCAAGACGATGTTCTTCCGCGATCTGGTCTCGCACCTGCGCCACTCGAACGACCAGTTCAGCATCGCGCCGGGCATTCGCGGCCTGGTGATGCTGGTGTTTACGCTGCCGTCCTACCCTTACGTGTTCAAGATCATCAAGGACGTATTCGGGGCGTCGAAGAACATGGACCGCGCCACCGTCAAGCGCAAGTACCTGATGGTCAAGCATGTCGACCGGGTCGGGCGCATGGCCGACACGCTGGAGTTTTCCTACGCCGCACTGCCGCTGTCGCGCTTCCATCCGGACCTGCTCGAAGAGCTGAGTCGTCTGGCACCGACCTCGTTCGAACTCGATGGCGACTCGGTGGTCATCAAGCACCTTTACATCGAACGCCGGATGACCCCGCTCAACATCCATCTCGAGCATGCCAGCGACGAGGGCGTGGAACACGCGGTGCGCGAGTACGGCAACGCGATTCGCGAGATGGCGATCGCCAACATCTTCCCGGGCGACATGCTGTGGAAGAACTTCGGCGTCACCCGCTACGGTCGCGTGGTCTTCTACGATTACGACGAGATCGAGTACATGACGGACATGAACTTCCGCGCCATCCCGCCAGCCCCCTATGAGGAAATGGAGATGGCGGCCGAGCCCTGGTACTCGACCGCCCCCATGGATGTATTCCCGGAAGAGTTCGCCACCTTCCTGCTCGGCACCCCTCGCATTCGCAAGGCCTTTCTGAAGCATCACCGCGACCTGCTGGCGCCGGACTTCTGGCGCAAGGCACAGGACAGCATTCGCAGCGGCCATGTGGAGGACTTCTTCCCCTACCCGCAGGAGTTGCGCTTCTGCAATCTCTACCCGGCGCAGGCAGGACAGGCACCAGCATCAGACACTGAGTGA
- the soxB gene encoding thiosulfohydrolase SoxB has product MSMNRREFLQLLAIASAGGMTLHSDIARAEAAAEKLYELPKFGNVSLLHMTDCHAQLMPIYFREPNVNLGVGDMLGKPPHVVGEGFLKAFGVKPGGAEAHAFTYLNFVEAARNYGKVGGFAHLSTLVKKMKASRPGALLLDGGDTWQGSGTALWTNAQDMVDACKLLGVDVMTLHWESTYGADRVKEIEEKDFAGKIDIVAQNVRTTDFEDPVFKPYVIKNINGIPVAIVGQAFPYTPIANPRWMTPNWSFGIQEQGMQEAVDAARAEGAQVVVVLSHNGMDVDLKLAGRVTGIDAIFGGHTHDGMPAPTVVTNPGGKTLVTNAGSNGKFLGVMDFDVRGGKVVDFRYKLLPVFANMLPADKEMADFIDKVRAPFIEKLSEKLAVTEGMLYRRGNFNGSWDQLLVDALIAEKDAEIAFSPGFRWGTSLLPGDTITMEHLLDQTAITYPWTTVTDMSGEMIKTVLEDVADNLFNPDPYYQQGGDMVRVGGLQYSCDPNAGMGKRIDNMMLKGKRIEPGKTYKVAGWAPVSEAAKDSGPAVWDVVANYLRAQKVISQRPLNLPSLKGMDGNPGVAV; this is encoded by the coding sequence ATGTCGATGAATCGCCGTGAATTTCTCCAGCTACTGGCCATCGCCTCGGCTGGTGGCATGACCCTGCACAGCGATATTGCACGCGCCGAAGCGGCTGCAGAGAAGCTCTACGAACTGCCGAAGTTCGGCAACGTCAGCCTCCTGCACATGACCGACTGTCATGCGCAGCTGATGCCGATCTACTTCCGCGAACCCAACGTCAACCTGGGCGTCGGCGACATGCTCGGCAAGCCGCCGCATGTGGTGGGCGAAGGCTTTCTCAAGGCCTTCGGTGTCAAGCCGGGTGGTGCGGAGGCGCATGCCTTCACCTATCTGAACTTCGTCGAAGCCGCGAGGAACTACGGCAAGGTGGGCGGATTCGCGCATCTGTCCACCTTGGTCAAGAAGATGAAAGCCAGCCGTCCCGGTGCGTTGCTGCTCGATGGCGGCGACACCTGGCAGGGTTCGGGTACGGCCTTGTGGACCAATGCGCAGGACATGGTCGATGCCTGCAAGCTGCTCGGTGTGGATGTGATGACCCTGCACTGGGAATCCACCTATGGTGCCGACCGGGTCAAGGAAATCGAGGAGAAGGACTTCGCCGGCAAGATCGACATCGTGGCGCAGAACGTGCGCACCACAGACTTCGAAGACCCGGTGTTCAAGCCCTATGTGATCAAGAACATCAACGGCATCCCGGTGGCGATTGTCGGTCAGGCCTTCCCCTACACGCCGATCGCGAATCCGCGCTGGATGACGCCGAACTGGAGTTTCGGCATCCAGGAGCAGGGCATGCAGGAAGCCGTCGATGCCGCCCGCGCAGAAGGCGCACAGGTCGTCGTCGTGCTTTCGCACAATGGCATGGACGTGGACCTCAAGCTCGCTGGCAGGGTAACGGGCATCGATGCGATCTTCGGCGGACATACGCACGATGGCATGCCGGCGCCGACCGTGGTGACCAACCCCGGTGGCAAGACCCTGGTGACCAATGCGGGCTCCAACGGCAAGTTCCTCGGTGTGATGGATTTCGACGTACGGGGCGGCAAGGTTGTGGATTTCCGCTACAAGCTGCTTCCCGTGTTCGCGAACATGCTGCCCGCGGACAAGGAGATGGCCGACTTCATCGACAAGGTGCGTGCCCCCTTCATCGAGAAGCTCTCCGAAAAGCTGGCGGTGACCGAAGGCATGCTCTATCGCCGGGGCAATTTCAACGGTTCCTGGGATCAGTTGCTGGTCGATGCGCTGATCGCGGAGAAAGACGCCGAAATCGCGTTTTCGCCCGGTTTCCGCTGGGGCACCTCGCTGCTGCCGGGCGACACCATCACCATGGAGCACCTGCTCGACCAGACCGCGATCACCTATCCGTGGACGACGGTGACCGACATGAGCGGCGAGATGATCAAGACCGTGCTCGAAGACGTGGCCGACAATCTGTTCAACCCCGATCCCTACTATCAGCAAGGGGGCGACATGGTGCGCGTCGGCGGCCTGCAGTACAGCTGCGACCCGAACGCGGGCATGGGCAAGCGCATCGACAACATGATGCTCAAGGGTAAGCGCATCGAGCCCGGCAAGACCTACAAGGTGGCGGGCTGGGCGCCGGTGTCGGAGGCCGCGAAGGATTCCGGGCCTGCGGTATGGGATGTGGTGGCCAACTACCTGCGGGCGCAGAAGGTCATCTCGCAGCGTCCGCTGAACCTGCCCTCGCTCAAGGGCATGGACGGCAATCCGGGCGTGGCGGTCTGA
- the soxX gene encoding sulfur oxidation c-type cytochrome SoxX, whose amino-acid sequence MKKLICALPLVLAASFAHADEIQGKVEQMMVSSFKASGIASLDRQKQDAIQKACSSLTPLDAETMKRLEAAEMKTIKWPSDGNYTGGDWKTGQKIAASGRGLTWTDKTPDNNGGGCYNCHAMDPNEVSEGTIGVSLEGYAKIRGNSEEIVKYTWGKLWNSKAYNACSDMPRNGYGGILTEEQIRHVMAYLFDPASPVNQ is encoded by the coding sequence ATGAAGAAACTGATCTGTGCGCTCCCGCTCGTGCTTGCCGCATCCTTCGCCCACGCCGACGAGATTCAAGGCAAGGTCGAGCAGATGATGGTGAGCTCGTTCAAGGCCAGCGGCATCGCTTCACTCGATCGCCAGAAGCAGGATGCGATCCAGAAGGCCTGCTCCAGCCTGACGCCGCTCGACGCGGAGACCATGAAGCGGCTCGAAGCTGCCGAGATGAAGACAATCAAGTGGCCGTCCGACGGAAACTACACGGGCGGTGACTGGAAGACAGGGCAGAAGATCGCCGCCAGTGGTCGTGGTCTCACGTGGACCGACAAGACCCCCGACAACAACGGTGGTGGCTGCTACAACTGTCACGCGATGGACCCGAATGAGGTGTCCGAAGGCACCATCGGCGTCAGTCTCGAGGGCTACGCCAAAATACGCGGCAACTCGGAAGAGATCGTCAAGTACACCTGGGGCAAGCTGTGGAACTCCAAGGCCTACAACGCGTGCAGCGACATGCCGCGCAACGGCTACGGCGGCATCCTCACTGAAGAGCAGATTCGCCACGTAATGGCCTATCTGTTCGATCCGGCCTCACCGGTCAACCAGTAA
- the soxA gene encoding sulfur oxidation c-type cytochrome SoxA: MRKQFMFTALGAAVMLTSPLASANEELNFDAYREMLADGNPAELYEMEGEELWRTARGPKNATLEQCNLGLGPGVVEGAAAQLPRYFDDTGKVQDLESRLMHCMETQQGIPSAEIINGKFLKDERGKLAALVAYVVTHSKGKPIAVDLSHPKMKAMYDMGERAFFYRTGSMDFACSTCHSQDDKRIRATSLPNITKPEGAAAGWGSWPAYRVSNSQFWTMQHRLWDCFRQQRTAEPVFASDVTIALSVFMAGKGNGAAAQWPGVKR; this comes from the coding sequence ATGAGAAAACAATTCATGTTCACCGCGCTCGGCGCTGCAGTGATGCTGACCAGCCCGCTGGCGTCGGCGAACGAGGAGCTGAACTTCGACGCCTATCGTGAAATGCTCGCCGACGGTAATCCGGCCGAGCTTTACGAAATGGAGGGCGAAGAGCTCTGGCGCACCGCACGCGGGCCCAAGAACGCGACGCTCGAGCAATGTAACCTTGGCCTCGGACCGGGTGTGGTCGAGGGCGCCGCGGCGCAGTTGCCGCGCTACTTCGATGACACCGGCAAGGTGCAGGATCTCGAGTCGCGGCTGATGCACTGCATGGAGACCCAGCAGGGCATCCCTTCGGCCGAGATCATCAATGGCAAGTTCCTGAAGGATGAGCGGGGCAAGCTTGCAGCGCTGGTGGCCTACGTGGTCACGCACTCGAAGGGCAAGCCGATCGCGGTCGACCTGTCGCATCCCAAGATGAAGGCGATGTACGACATGGGCGAGCGTGCCTTCTTCTACCGCACCGGTTCGATGGATTTTGCCTGCTCCACCTGCCACAGCCAGGACGACAAGCGCATCCGTGCGACGTCGCTGCCCAACATCACCAAGCCCGAGGGCGCAGCGGCGGGCTGGGGCTCGTGGCCGGCCTACCGTGTGTCCAATTCGCAGTTCTGGACCATGCAGCACCGCCTGTGGGACTGCTTCCGCCAGCAACGCACGGCCGAGCCGGTGTTCGCTTCGGATGTGACGATTGCCCTGTCGGTGTTCATGGCAGGCAAGGGCAACGGTGCCGCGGCCCAGTGGCCCGGTGTGAAGCGCTAA
- the soxZ gene encoding thiosulfate oxidation carrier complex protein SoxZ: protein MANPMRIRAAAKEGVTEVRVLMSHVMETGQRKDSSGAVIPAHFITELTAKHNDKVVLSAQFGASVSTNPYLAFKFNGGAKGDKVAVSWVDNKGDSRTDEVQIS from the coding sequence ATGGCAAATCCGATGCGTATTCGCGCAGCAGCCAAGGAAGGCGTGACTGAAGTACGCGTGCTGATGTCGCACGTCATGGAAACCGGCCAGCGCAAGGACTCGTCCGGCGCGGTGATTCCGGCACACTTCATCACCGAACTGACTGCCAAGCACAACGACAAGGTGGTGCTCTCGGCCCAGTTCGGCGCCTCGGTGTCCACCAACCCCTATCTGGCGTTCAAGTTCAACGGCGGGGCCAAGGGTGACAAGGTCGCGGTGAGCTGGGTGGACAACAAGGGCGACAGCCGCACTGACGAAGTGCAGATTTCCTGA
- the soxY gene encoding thiosulfate oxidation carrier protein SoxY, with translation MNNQRRETLKAGGGLGVLGLLAAAGLIKPELAEAAWNKSAFDAKTLDTAMSAMGAGKPVESADVQITAPDIAENGAVVPVGVVSNLPNTEQISIMIEKNPNMLAATFDIPAGTLPDVQTRVKMGQTSDVYAVVKADGKYYMAKKEIKVTLGGCGG, from the coding sequence ATGAACAATCAACGCAGGGAGACCCTGAAGGCGGGCGGCGGTCTGGGCGTGCTCGGTCTGCTGGCTGCGGCCGGTCTGATCAAGCCCGAACTTGCCGAGGCTGCCTGGAACAAGAGCGCTTTCGATGCCAAGACGCTTGATACTGCAATGTCGGCCATGGGTGCGGGCAAGCCGGTGGAAAGCGCCGATGTCCAGATCACCGCGCCCGATATCGCAGAGAACGGCGCCGTGGTGCCGGTCGGGGTGGTGAGCAACCTTCCCAATACCGAGCAGATCTCGATCATGATCGAGAAGAATCCGAACATGCTGGCTGCGACTTTCGATATTCCGGCAGGTACGCTTCCCGATGTCCAGACCCGGGTCAAGATGGGGCAGACGTCGGATGTGTACGCGGTGGTCAAGGCCGACGGCAAATACTACATGGCCAAGAAAGAAATCAAGGTCACGCTCGGCGGCTGTGGCGGCTGA
- a CDS encoding c-type cytochrome: protein MSRFSKTLSVLVVVAATAGLVAPAAAFDRYQGIGRAATPAELKAWDIDVRPDFTGLPKGKGTVDQGIEVWEAHCASCHGAFGESNEVFTPLVGGTTRDDIKTGHVKSLVTGSFPQRTTLMKVPTVSTLFDYIQRAMPWTAPKSLKPDEVYAVVAYLLNLAEVVPADFELSDQNIAEVQQRMPNRNGMTTDHGMWPGASAAKGGIGNGGKPDTKNVACMKDCKKEVQVVSSLPEYAQDAHGNLAEQNRSVGQTRGKPTGEPSAAAEAAAPSAAAAALALANEKGCMACHGVANKIVGPAYVEIAAKYKDQDDAGAKLMAKVKAGGQGVWGAVPMPPQGHVKDEEIKQLVQWILEGAKAQ from the coding sequence ATGTCCAGGTTCTCTAAGACTTTGTCAGTGCTCGTCGTTGTCGCTGCGACCGCAGGGCTGGTCGCGCCTGCTGCGGCCTTCGATCGTTATCAGGGCATTGGCCGCGCAGCGACGCCAGCAGAGCTCAAGGCGTGGGATATCGATGTCCGCCCCGACTTCACCGGCTTGCCGAAGGGCAAGGGCACGGTTGATCAGGGCATCGAGGTGTGGGAAGCGCACTGCGCCAGTTGCCATGGGGCGTTCGGCGAGTCGAACGAGGTGTTCACGCCGCTCGTGGGCGGAACGACGCGCGATGACATCAAGACGGGGCACGTAAAGTCGCTCGTTACCGGGTCGTTTCCGCAACGCACCACGCTGATGAAGGTGCCCACGGTATCGACGCTGTTCGATTACATTCAGCGGGCGATGCCCTGGACCGCACCAAAGTCGCTCAAGCCCGACGAGGTGTACGCGGTTGTGGCCTACCTGCTCAACCTTGCCGAAGTGGTGCCGGCAGACTTTGAGCTCAGTGACCAGAACATCGCCGAGGTTCAGCAGCGCATGCCCAATCGCAACGGGATGACGACCGATCACGGGATGTGGCCGGGCGCGTCGGCGGCCAAGGGCGGAATCGGAAACGGTGGCAAGCCGGACACGAAGAACGTTGCCTGCATGAAGGACTGCAAGAAAGAGGTGCAGGTCGTGTCGTCACTGCCTGAATATGCGCAGGACGCGCACGGCAACCTTGCCGAGCAGAATCGTTCCGTGGGTCAGACCCGTGGCAAGCCGACCGGTGAGCCGAGTGCAGCCGCCGAGGCAGCCGCGCCTTCTGCAGCGGCGGCAGCGCTGGCGCTGGCCAACGAGAAGGGATGCATGGCATGCCACGGCGTCGCAAACAAGATTGTGGGCCCGGCCTATGTCGAAATTGCGGCAAAATACAAAGATCAGGACGACGCTGGCGCGAAGCTGATGGCCAAGGTCAAGGCGGGCGGTCAGGGTGTCTGGGGGGCGGTGCCAATGCCGCCGCAAGGCCACGTGAAGGACGAGGAAATCAAACAGCTCGTCCAGTGGATTCTGGAGGGCGCGAAAGCGCAGTAA
- the soxC gene encoding sulfite dehydrogenase: protein MDNSEFRLGRVRPAPENFLTDEDIQSVKEGRRDFLRKAFIGASAAMMAPAVARAAGEGDPAILNLPPWSTSLGLPVAANPYGLPSKYERGLVRRESPGLTRVGGSSVAFTPLQGLFGIITPSGLHFERHHQGWHDIDPSKHRLMINGLVKSSSVFTMDDIMRLPSVSRVHFIECGANTGMEWGNVAVPTVQYSHGMLSCSEFTGVPLKAILDMCGADYKKGRFILAEGADGSSMTRTIPMELVESGEVLVAYGMNGEMLRPENGYPLRLVVPGVQGVSWVKWLRRIEVGDMPWATKDEAVHYMDLMPDGQHRQYTSVQECKSVITTPSGGQLLLDKGFYNISGMAWSGRGKVTRVDVSTDGGINWRQARLETPVLSKAVTRFNIDWVWDGKPAILQSRAVDETGFVQPGYGQLRAARGTKSIYHNNAIQSWKVVESGEVSNVQVL, encoded by the coding sequence ATGGATAACAGTGAGTTCCGGCTCGGTCGGGTGAGACCCGCGCCAGAAAACTTCCTGACCGACGAGGACATTCAGTCGGTAAAGGAGGGGCGGCGTGACTTCTTGCGCAAGGCGTTCATCGGCGCCAGCGCAGCGATGATGGCGCCTGCCGTGGCGCGCGCGGCAGGCGAGGGGGATCCGGCGATCCTGAATCTGCCGCCGTGGTCCACAAGCCTCGGGCTGCCGGTGGCAGCAAACCCCTATGGCCTGCCGTCGAAGTACGAGCGCGGTCTGGTGCGGCGCGAGAGCCCGGGCCTGACCCGCGTCGGTGGTTCATCGGTCGCCTTCACGCCGCTGCAGGGCCTGTTCGGAATCATTACCCCGTCAGGGCTGCATTTTGAGCGTCACCATCAGGGCTGGCACGACATCGATCCGTCAAAGCACCGCTTGATGATCAACGGGCTGGTGAAGTCCAGTTCGGTGTTCACCATGGACGACATCATGCGCTTGCCGTCGGTGTCGAGGGTTCATTTCATCGAGTGTGGAGCGAACACCGGCATGGAGTGGGGCAATGTCGCGGTGCCGACGGTGCAGTACAGCCATGGCATGCTGTCCTGTTCGGAGTTTACCGGTGTGCCGCTGAAGGCCATTCTCGACATGTGCGGCGCCGACTACAAGAAGGGGCGCTTCATCCTCGCCGAGGGGGCCGACGGCTCATCGATGACCCGCACCATTCCGATGGAGCTGGTCGAGTCGGGCGAGGTGCTGGTGGCCTACGGCATGAACGGCGAAATGCTGCGCCCGGAGAACGGCTACCCCCTGCGTCTGGTGGTGCCCGGCGTGCAGGGCGTGAGCTGGGTCAAGTGGCTGCGCCGCATCGAAGTGGGTGACATGCCCTGGGCGACAAAGGACGAGGCGGTGCACTACATGGACCTGATGCCCGACGGCCAGCACCGGCAATACACCTCGGTGCAGGAGTGCAAGTCCGTCATCACGACGCCTTCCGGCGGTCAGCTTCTGCTCGACAAGGGCTTCTACAACATTTCGGGCATGGCATGGTCCGGCCGCGGCAAGGTTACCCGCGTCGACGTGTCGACCGATGGTGGCATCAACTGGCGCCAGGCACGCCTGGAGACGCCGGTGCTGTCGAAGGCGGTGACCCGCTTCAACATCGACTGGGTGTGGGACGGCAAACCCGCCATCCTGCAATCGCGCGCGGTAGACGAAACCGGCTTCGTGCAGCCGGGCTACGGGCAGCTGCGCGCTGCACGCGGCACCAAGTCCATCTATCACAACAATGCCATCCAGTCGTGGAAAGTGGTTGAATCGGGGGAGGTGAGCAATGTCCAGGTTCTCTAA
- a CDS encoding ArsR/SmtB family transcription factor: protein MNELNKVFESVAEYFGLLAEPTRLKILHCLCSEERAVNEVVEAIGLTQANASRHLNLLYRAGVLDRRRDGAQVIYRIVDPNFADLCRTVCVSIASRGDMSAPQREELLRLEQDLGAGH, encoded by the coding sequence ATGAACGAGTTGAACAAGGTCTTCGAAAGCGTGGCTGAGTACTTTGGACTGCTGGCGGAGCCCACTCGACTCAAGATTCTTCACTGTCTGTGCAGTGAGGAGCGTGCGGTCAATGAGGTCGTGGAGGCGATCGGGCTGACGCAGGCAAATGCCTCGCGCCACCTGAATCTGCTGTATCGCGCCGGGGTGCTGGATCGTCGTCGGGATGGCGCTCAGGTCATCTACCGGATCGTCGATCCGAACTTCGCCGATCTGTGTCGCACGGTGTGCGTGAGCATCGCCTCGCGTGGCGACATGTCGGCACCACAGCGTGAGGAGTTGCTCAGGCTCGAGCAGGATCTCGGCGCCGGGCATTGA
- a CDS encoding c-type cytochrome translates to MNAKLALTTLCLASLAGLAHAKDQDPNLARNLAATCANCHGTSGKSLGGMESLAGEPKEKLLQKLADFRSGAKPASIMHQISKGYTDEQLDMIAAYYAAMK, encoded by the coding sequence GTGAACGCCAAACTCGCACTCACCACGCTGTGCCTGGCGAGCCTCGCCGGGCTCGCGCATGCGAAAGACCAGGATCCCAATCTGGCGCGCAACCTGGCTGCAACCTGCGCCAACTGCCACGGCACCAGCGGCAAGAGCCTCGGAGGCATGGAAAGCCTCGCGGGCGAGCCCAAGGAAAAGCTCCTGCAGAAACTCGCCGACTTCCGCTCTGGCGCAAAACCGGCCTCGATCATGCACCAGATCTCAAAGGGTTACACCGACGAGCAACTCGACATGATCGCCGCGTACTACGCAGCGATGAAGTAA
- a CDS encoding FCSD flavin-binding domain-containing protein — MQNRRDFLKSAGVLGAGSTLLGLAGCAGMARASGGHVVVVGGGYGGATVAKYLRMWSEGRVSVTLIERNTEFVSCPMSNLVIGGLKNMADITISYDNLRTRWGVKVITDEVLALDASKRTISTARNGVIAYDRVVLSPGIDFMSERIGGLAGNEERIPHAWKAGPQTVVLRQQLQDMKDGGVFAMHIPKAPYRCPPGPYERACMVANYLRKEKPKSKVLVLDSNGEIQSKKALFTKAFEGYKGMIEYMPNNELRSVNAATRTAELDFEKVKADVLNVIPPMRAGNIATQSGLPLINDRWVDVEWLGYEARGVPGVHVIGDALFPAPTMPKSGHMANQQAKVVAAAIINLLAGQAPNPTPVVMNTCYSFVDEKNAVHVASVHQYDDVKKQPMPVSGAGGVSVAANEIEGKFAHAWAQNIWADMLT; from the coding sequence ATGCAGAACAGACGCGATTTCCTGAAATCAGCCGGCGTGCTCGGTGCCGGCTCCACCCTGCTTGGACTTGCCGGCTGTGCGGGCATGGCACGCGCTTCGGGCGGACATGTGGTGGTGGTGGGCGGCGGCTATGGCGGCGCCACGGTCGCCAAGTATCTTCGCATGTGGAGCGAAGGCCGGGTCAGTGTCACGCTGATCGAGCGCAACACCGAGTTCGTTTCCTGCCCGATGTCGAACCTCGTCATCGGCGGACTGAAGAACATGGCCGACATCACCATCAGCTATGACAATCTGCGCACGCGCTGGGGTGTGAAGGTCATCACCGATGAAGTGCTCGCGCTCGATGCGAGCAAACGTACCATCAGTACCGCACGCAACGGCGTCATCGCATACGACCGTGTCGTCCTCTCGCCCGGCATCGACTTCATGTCCGAGCGCATCGGCGGCCTCGCCGGCAATGAAGAGCGCATCCCGCATGCCTGGAAGGCCGGTCCGCAGACGGTCGTGCTGCGCCAGCAACTGCAGGACATGAAGGATGGCGGCGTTTTCGCCATGCACATCCCCAAGGCCCCCTACCGTTGCCCGCCCGGACCCTACGAGCGCGCCTGCATGGTGGCCAATTATCTGCGCAAGGAAAAGCCGAAATCCAAGGTGCTCGTGCTCGACTCAAACGGTGAGATCCAGTCGAAGAAGGCCCTCTTCACCAAGGCCTTCGAGGGCTACAAGGGCATGATCGAGTACATGCCCAACAACGAGTTGCGCAGCGTGAATGCAGCCACGCGCACCGCCGAACTCGACTTCGAAAAGGTCAAGGCCGACGTGCTCAACGTCATCCCCCCGATGCGTGCGGGCAACATCGCCACGCAGTCGGGTCTGCCGCTGATCAACGACCGCTGGGTTGATGTCGAGTGGCTCGGCTACGAAGCCCGTGGTGTGCCAGGGGTTCATGTCATCGGCGATGCGCTGTTCCCGGCGCCGACAATGCCGAAGTCGGGGCACATGGCCAATCAGCAGGCCAAGGTCGTGGCGGCCGCCATCATCAACCTGCTCGCCGGACAGGCACCGAACCCCACTCCGGTGGTCATGAACACCTGCTACAGCTTTGTCGACGAAAAGAACGCCGTGCACGTCGCGTCGGTGCACCAGTACGACGACGTGAAAAAGCAGCCGATGCCGGTTTCGGGTGCGGGCGGCGTGTCGGTTGCGGCAAATGAGATCGAGGGCAAGTTCGCCCATGCCTGGGCACAGAACATCTGGGCTGACATGCTGACCTGA